A window of Halopelagius inordinatus genomic DNA:
CAGCGCGCGCAGTTCGTCGGTCTGAACGTCTGGCGCTACAAGCTGATGGCGTTCATCATCTCCGGCGGGTTCGCCGGTATCGCCGGGAGCCTGTTCACCATCCACGGGTCGTACGTCCCGCTTCAGTCGCTGTACTGGACCGAGTCCGGAGAAATCGTCATCATGACCGTCCTCGGCGGGGCGGCGTCGCTCTTCGGCCCGATTCTCGGCGCGGCGGTCTATCTCTACGTCGAGAACATCGTGAGCGGCATCCAGACGCTGCAGATTCCGCTCACCGACGTCGTCCTCCTCGACGACTTCGGGACGTACTGGCACCTCCTTTTGGGACTCGTGTTCGTCGTCGTCATCTGGTTCGCGCCGCGAGGCATCTGGGGGGCGATAACGGACGTCCGAACGTTCGTCTCCGACCGTCTCGGGGGTGACCGCCGATGAGTTCGGGACCGCTTCTCGAAACCGACGGCCTCGTCAAGGAGTTCGGCGGCCTCGTCGCCACCGACGACGTCAACCTCTCCGTCGAGTCGGGCGAACGCGTCTCGATAATCGGCCCGAACGGCGCGGGCAAATCGACGCTCATCAACCTCATCACGCGCCGACTCGACCCGACCGCGGGCGACATCCGGTTCAAAGGCGAGTCCATCGTCGGCTTGGAACCGCACCAGGTGGTCCAACGGGGGGTCTCGAAGTCGTTCCAGACCGCCTCGATCTTCCCGGACCTCACGGTCCGAGAGAACGCCGAAATCGCCTCTCTCGCCGCGGAACACGGCGAGTTCGGGCTGAACTTCCTCACGCACCGAAACAACCTCTCTGCGGTTCACGACCTCGCAGAGGAGACGCTCGACGACGTGGGCCTGTTGGACCGCGCCGACACCGAAGCGGCAGACCTGCCGTACGGCGACAAGCGCCGCCTCGAAATCGGTATCGCACTCGCCGCGGACCCCGACCTCCTCCTCATGGACGAACCCACCGCGGGGATGTCGCCGGAGGAGACCCAATCGACCGTCGAACTCGTCGAACGGGTCAAGCGGGAACGCGGCCTCACGTTCGTCCTCGTCGAACACGACATGGAGATCGTCTTCAGCGTCTCCGACCGCATCGTCGTCCTCAACCGAGGGCAAGTAATCGCCGAGGGGACGCCAGACGAGATTCGGGGGAATCCCGACGTCCAAGAGGCCTACCTCGGAGGGATGGAGATATGAGCCTGTTAGAACTCTCGGAGATAGACGCGTACTACGGTGAGAGCCACATCCTTCGGAACCTGTCGATGAACGTCGAGGAAGGCGAGATATGCGCCCTGCTCGGCCGCAACGGCGCGGGCAAGACGACGACGCTCCGGTCTATCGCCGGCGCGACGCCGCCGGACGTGCGAGACGGCGTCGTCCGGTTCAAAGGCGACGACATCACCGGCCGCACGGCCGAGGACGTCTCCATGCAGGGCATCTCCCTGGTTCCGGAGGAACGCCGCATCTTTCCGAACCTCACCGTCGCGGAGAACCTCCACCTCGCCGAGGTGGCCAGAAACACGTCCAACACGTGGAGGCGGTCGGTCGCCGTCGAACGCGAGGGACTCACCACGGACGAGGTGTACGCGCAGTTCCCCCGACTGGACGAACGGCGGACCCAACGGGCGGGGACGCTCTCGGGCGGGGAACAGCAGATGCTCGCCATCGCGCGCGCACTGAAGCAGAACACCGACCTGCTGTTGCTCGACGAACCGTACGAGGGTCTCGCGCCCAAGATCATCGAGGACGTAGAGGAGGCGGTCAGACGAATCAGCGACGCCGGGACGACCATCCTCCTCGTCGAACAGAACGCCGCGGCGGCGATACAACTCGCCGACCGCGCGTACATCATCGACCAAGGCGGAATCGTGTTCGACGGGAGTTCCGAGGAACTCCGCGCGGACGAAGAGACCCGCGAGCGGTATCTGGGGGTGTGACAGTGAGCACAGACGCGCCGTCGCCCGACGGCGGCCTCCCCGACCCGGAAGCGGTTCTGGATAGACTCGTCGAACTCGGGGCGGTGACCGAGAGCGAAGACGGGTCGCTCGCGACGACGAGCGAGTACGAGGACGTCCGCCGCGTCTACCACGACACGTACGCCGAGATGGACGACGACGGCGTCGAGTCGACGGTGGCGGACCTCTTCGGCGTCGAGAGAGCGGAGGCGGCGTCGCTTCTCGACGCCGGGGAAGTGACGAGAGCGGACGTCATCGCGTACCTCGCCGCGCGTTCGTTCGCCGACGGCGAACTCGACTCGCCGACTCTCGCCGTCGCGTCGGACCTCCTCGTCCGCATCGAACCCGAAACGCCGGTTCCGGAGGCGTTCGAGGAACTGACCGACGATTCGTACCGATCGTTCCTCGACTCGAACCCGGACGCGGTGGTGACCGTCTGGCGGCACCACTGCGACCCCTGCGAGGCGATGAAAGCGGACGTGCCCGAGATTCTCGACGCGGTTCCCGAGGGCGTCGCGACGGCCGGCCTCGACGGCCAAGACGCGCCCGCGTTCCGCCGCGAGTTCGGCGTCGACGCCGCCCCGGCGGTACTTCTCTTCTGTGACGGCGAACGCAGAGAGACGCTGACGGGACGCCGCCGCCCCGAGACGTTCGCGGACCGGTTCGCGGATGTCTTCGGCGACTCCTGAGTTCGGCGGTCTTCGGTCGGCTCTTTCCTTTTTCGACCGCTCGAATCGCAGAGAGCGTTCGCTCCGGCCGAACTGACGTGCGGAGAAACGGCCGGCGTCCGTCCGCGATTAGTCGACGCCGGTGACCATCACGGGTCGTTGCGCGCCGAGAACGACCGACTGCGTGACGCTCCCGAACAGCGCCTTTCCGGCGGGCGACCGCTTTCGCCCGCCGACGACGATGAGGTCCGCCTCCCCTCCGTCCGCGGTCCTCACGATGGCGTCCGCCGGGTCACCGCTCGACTCCTCTATCTCGCACTCGATCCCGTGTTCTTCGAGGTAGTCCGCCGCCTCGCGGACCGACTGGACCTGCGTCGCGGACGCACCGCTCGGGTTGTCGACGAACGTGTGGATGAGCGTCACCGACTTCTCTTCGACTCCGCCGGGGAGATTGACCACCTCTTCGACGCATCGAAGCGCGTGTTCCGCCTCGTCGTCGACACCGACTACCACGTGATACATACGCACAGATGTCCGCCCCCGCGGCTTAGTCTTTTGGGGGACGGCGCGGGGTTCGGTCGCCGAACCCCTCCGCGCTCAGGTCGCGTCCTCGACGACGTTCTCCGAGACGTAGACGACGAGGTAAAGCGGGATTCCCAACACGATGGCGATGGTGAGTGCGCCGTAGGCCGCAAAGCCGAGCGGCGTCGGCGGGAACGGAATCACGAAGAGGAATCTCGGCGCGCTGAGGTTCTCGACGAACGTGCCGACGAGGAATCCGGCGACGCCGGAGAAACAGACGAGCATCACGTAGAGCGCACCGACGAACCGTGGACCGTCGACGCCCGAGTCGCCGGACCGAGATGCGGACTCGCTCACGTTCGAATCTTCGGCCGACTCGGGTTAGTGGTTCCGTTCTCGCCGCCGGACACCGACGGCTCTTTGCCCTTCGACACTAACGCTGAGATATGTCCGACAAGGACCTCCTCGGCATCGTTCTCGCCGCCATCGCGGTGTTGATGCTCCTGACCGGCGTCGTCCTCATCATCTGACCGACGGCCGCTTTCTTCCGGATAGACGACTCTCGAAGCGACGCTACGGACTCGCTCGAAAGTCGGAAGAACAGTCGAGAAAACGAAGAGCGTCAGTTACTCTTCTGCGTCCGGCGTACTGCCGCCGTCGGTGAGAGCGGTCTCGTCTTCCTCGCCGCCGTCGGTGGCGATCGAGGTCTCCAGTTTGCGACTGAACCAGTCCCAATCGGAGGTGTAGAGGTTGTCCTCTTTGAGGTTCCACGGGTCGCCGTCCGTGATTTCCGGTCCTTCGAGCCACGACTGGACGATGTTGCCGACGAAGATGATCTGTCCGACCAAGAGCACGAACGCGCCGACAGTCGCGAGGAGGTGCAGGTCGGTGAACTGCGGCAGGTACGTCGCGTAGCGACGCGGCATGCCGCCGTAGCCGAGCAGGATCATCGCGAAGAACGTCAGGTTCGTCCCGATCATGGAGAGCCAGAAGTGCGCTTTCCCGAGCGTGCGCTGGTACATCCGTCCCGAGAAGAGGGGGAACCAGTAGTAGATTCCCGCGAACCCGGCGAAGGAGATGGCACCCATGACGATGTAGTGGAAGTGACCCACGACGTAGTAGGTGTCGTGAAGCACGAGGTCGACCGGAATCGACGCGAGGAAGACGCCGGTGACGCCGCCGATGATGAAGTTCGAGATGAACCCGATGCAGAACAGCATCGGCGTCGTGAGCCGAACGTTACCGTTCCACATCGTCGTTATCCAGTTGAACGTCTTCACCGCGGACGGTATGGCGATGGCCAAGGAGACGGCCATGAACGAGGCGCGGAGACGGGGGTCGATGCCCGTCGCGAACATGTGGTGCGCCCAGACGCCGAACGAGAGGACGCCGATAGCGAGCGTCGAGTAGACGACGAACTTGAATCCGAACAGCCGACGGCCGGCGAAGCGCGGCAACACGAGGCTGACGATGCCCATCGGCGGGAGCACCAACACGTACACCTCGGGGTGGCCGAAGAACCAGAAGATGTGTTGCCACAGTATCGCGCCGCCGCCGTCGTTGACGAAGAACGACGTCGCGAAGTTGCGGTCGAAGAGCAACATCAAGAGCGCGCTCCCGAGCAGGGGGAACGCAAAGAGGATGAGCCCCGACTGGGTGAGAATCGTCCACGAGAAGATGTCGAGGTTCGCCCACGACACTTCCTTCGCGCGTTCGGTGAAGATGGTCGCGATGAAGTTGATAGCGCCCATCGTCGCCGAGACACCCGTGAGGTGCAGTCCGAGAAGCATCAGGTCGACACCGGCGTTGGCCTGATTACCTTGGCCGATTCCCGCCGAAAGCGGCGTGTACATCGTCCATCCCGTCTGTGCCGGGATGACTTCCGGGATGGGGAAGAAGCCGGCCCAGATGAGTAACGCGCCCGGCGGCAGAAGCCAGAAGGCGATGGCGTTGATGCGCGGGAACGCCATGTCGTCGGCACCGATGAGAAGCGGGATGAAGTAGTTCGCGAACGCCGCGATGATGGGCGTCCCGAACAGGAAAAGCATCGTGATGCCGTGACTCGTCATCAGCGAGTTGTAGAAGGTGTTCGAGATGAGGGTCGCACCGGGGTCGGCGAGTTCGGCCCGCATCACCATCACCATCAACCCGCCCACCGCGAAGGCGATGAGTCCGTACGTTCCGTACAGGATACCGATGTCTTTGTGGTCGACTGTGGTCAGCCATCGGATGATTCCGGATGGCTTCTCTTGGTGGACTTCCTGCCCGTGTCCGCCGACGCCACCGCCGCCAGCCAGCGGCGTGTAGGTGCGCCAGTTCTCGATCCGCGCGAGCCACGCGGCGACGGCCACGAGGAAGACCCCCATGAGGACCGTCAGCGCTAACTGTCCGTTTATCTCCATGGGTGATTCTGAGGAACGGAGGGTAATGAAAGGTTCGGGTACGAGTCGCGAACGACGTCGCTACTGTCCGTCGGATTTGGTCGCGTCGGCGTCCGAAACGTGTGATTCATCGTCGGCCGACGGGTCGGATTCCGCGGTGTCGGTCTCCGATTCGTGCTCTGCCTCGTGAAGCGGAGTCGCCCCCGGAACCGTCGCCTGCCCCGGCAGGAAGACGGTCGAACCTTTCTCTGCCCCGGCGATGGCTTTTCCCGAGAGATACGTCAGTATCGCGAGCAGGACGAACGGGACGGCGAGCAGACCGAACTGCACCGCCATCGGGAAGAGTTCTGTGCCGAACGCCGGATACACCGCGAACCCGACGACGAAGAAGGCGATGATGAACAACGGAACGATGTTGACCGTCAGGTCCAACAGCGTCTCCTTGTCGAAGATTTTGTTCGCCATATAGCAGTGTCTCGGCGCCCCCGAATCAAATAGCTTGTTGGTTCGCTACCGTTCGAACCGATCGATCGCCTCGAACGTCAGTACGACGGCTCTCTCTCGTCGACGAACAGTTCTCCGACGACGCCGCCGACGAGGAGGATGACGCCCGCGGCGATGATGGCGTACCCGCGAGTCACGAGACTGACGTCCGTGAAAGCGATCACTCCGCCGAGAACGGAGAGAATCACCGAGAGGACGGCGAGCGCTCTCCACGGCGTCTTCGCGTATCCGGACTCGTGGGCCATTCCCGCGACGCTCCCGCTGAACAGGAGCAACCCCCCGACCGCGACGGGAAAGAGGTCGAACAGGATGCCGATCTCGGAGATGGGGATTCCGAGCGCGACGAACAGGGGCCACGGGCTGGCCATCCGGTACTGGTCTGAGAGCCCCGGCGTCTCGTCCATACCGGGCGTAGGTCACGCGGGGTAGAAAGCGCTTCGGAACGGTTCAGGGGACGCGGACGCCGTGGCGCGCGAGAAACTGCTCTACAGCCTGTATCTCCACCGGGCTCGCGATAATTCGACAGACACCGTCGGCGGGGAAGACGGTGACGGTGAACTCCGCTTCCAGTTCGTCTCGAACGTCCGCGAAGGAACTGCACGGGACGACTATCTCCGTACTGTCCCGAAAGGTGGAGGCATCCGCCATTCTGGTTCACTGCGTGGGTCGCGACTCCCGAGTATAATCGTGTCGAAGCGTGTCTCGCGCCCCCACGCACGCGCGAGTACCAAAACGGGGTCCGACCCGAAGGAACAGATTTTTCGACGCAGGTGGCAGAGGTGTAACCGATGGGACTGGAGGACGAGATCGAAGAACTCCGAGAGGAGATCTCGAGTACGCCATACAACAAGTCGACCGAGTCGCACATCGGCCGTCTGAAGGCGAAACTCGCCGAAAAGAAAGAGAAACTCGAGCAACAGTCCTCCAGCGGCGGCGGTCACGGATACGCGGTCGAGAAGACGGGCGACGTGACGGTCGCACTCGTCGGGTTCCCGAGCGTCGGGAAGTCGACGCTGATAAACGCCCTGACGAACGCGGACAGCGAGGTCGGCTCCTACGAGTTCACGACGCTGAACGTCAATCCGGGGATGCTCAAGCACAACGGTGCGAACATCCAGATTCTCGACGTTCCGGGTCTCATCGAGGGCGCGGCGGGCGGCCGCGGCGGCGGGAAGGAGGTTCTCTCCGTCGTCCGGACGGCCGACCTCGTCGTGTTCATGCTTTCGGTGTTCGAGATAGAGCGCTACGAACGCCTCCGTCACGAACTGTACGAGAACAAGATTCGACTCGACACGGAACGGCCGAGTCTCACCATCTCGAAGAAAGGCAAAGGCGGCATCCAAGTGACGACGACGGACGACGTCTCTCTCGACGAGGGCACGATAAAGGACGTCCTCAGAGAGCACGGCTACGTCAACGCCGACGTGACCGTCCGCGGCGACCCGACGATAGACGAACTCATCGACGGCATCATGGACAACAGGGTGTACCTCCCCTCCATGGTCACGGTCAACAAAGCCGATCTCATCGACCAAGACTACCTCCCGACGGTCGAGGAGAACCTCAGAGAGGTCGGTATCGACCCCGCCGAGGCCGTCTTCATCAGCGCCGAGGCCGAGAAAGGGCTCGACGCTCTCAAAGAGAAGATGTGGGAGAAACTCGGGCTCATCCGCATCTACATGGACAAACCCGGCCGGGGCACGGACTACGAGGAACCGCTCGTGCTCACAGAAGAGGAGAACACGGTCGACGACGCCCTCGACAGACTCGGCGGGTCGTTCGAGGACCGCTTCCGATTCGCGCGGGTGTCCGGTCCGAGCGCGAAACACGACGAACAACAGGTCGGACGCGACCACGAACTCAAAGACGAAGACGTCTTGCGCATCATCGCACAGCGGTGAGTCAGGGGCCGTGTCTCGACGCTCCGATCGGTCGGATACGGCGTCGGACCGAACGGCCGTCCTCGCCGTCCTCTCTCTTCTCGCGGTCCCGTGGTCGGTTCAGACGTTTCCCGGAGGGGACGAGACGCTCCTCTTCGCGTGGGGACTGTTGAACACGGCTCCCGTCGGGGTGACGACGCTCTTCGAGTTCCTGTTCGTCTACACGCGGGGTCTCCCCGACTTCATCGTCTCGTGGCCGGTGTCGGTCGCTTGTTACGCCGGTGCGGTCGCGAGTGCCGTCGTCGGGTGGCGTCGGGGACGCGAGGACCCGCGAGTCACGGGCGGCCTCCTCGTTCTCGCGGGCGTCGCGCAACTCTCTCTCGCGAGTGGGTTCTCGGCGCAACCGGGCCGGACGGCGTGGCCTCTCGGTACTCTCGCTCTCTGGACCGTCGCGTGGGTGGTGTACTGGCCGAGGGTGAGACGGCGGCGCGAGTGAGTCGCCCAAACCCCCTTGCGAGAGTGCGTCGGCGGCTTCCGCGTCCGGTACTCTTTTCGACGCTCCGGCCGACGTCACGCGTATGTCCGGAGTACTTGACCACGTGATGATGCGCGTCGAGGACCTCGACGAATCGCTCGACTGGTACCAGACGCACCTCGACTACGAGGAGAAGGGTCGATGGGAGGCCGAGACGTTCACGAACGTCTACCTCGGTCCCGAAGACGTCCACGAGGACGGTGCGGTCCTCGAACTGACGTACAACCACGACGACCGGTCGTACGAGATGGGCGACGCGTGGGGCCACATCGCCGTCCGAGTGCCCGAGGGCGAACTCGAAGAGGCGTACCAGAGTCTCATGGACGAGGGCGTCGACGACTACCGCGACCCCGAATCCTGCGGCGGGCGCTACGCGTTCGTCAAAGACCCGGACGGCCACGAGGTCGAAATCGTCCAACGCGACCAGGGCGCGCGGTGGAGCATCGACCACACGATGATGCGCGTCGAAGACGCGGACGAAGCCCTCGGCTTTTGGACGCGGAAGTTCGAGTACGAACACACCGGTCGCTGGGAGTCGGACTCCTTCGCGAACTACTTCGTAAAGCCCGAAGACGCCGCAGAAGAGGCGATGGCTGTCGAACTGACGTACAACTACGACGGCCGGAGCTACACGATGGGCGACGCGTGGGGACACGTCTGTGTCCGCGCCGACGACCTGAACGACTACTGGGAGACGCTGATGGAACGTGAGGGCGAAGACTACCGCGACCCCGAGTCCTGTGACAACCGCTACGCGTTCACGCGGGACCCCGACGGCCACGAGATAGAGGTTCTCGAACCCGACGACTGATCGTCCGGACCCGGCGTCGCCGAGCCGAAATCGCGGCTCGCGTGCGGTTCGACTCCGGCGGCGCATAGAACGACAAGGGATTTAATCCGAACGCGACATCGTTCCCCTATGCCCGGAGTTCTCTCTGACGCCCTCGCGTGGGTCGTCATCGCGACGTTCGTGGCCGGAGCGGTACTCGAACGGCGCGGCGACCGCCGCGCGCGACACGTCACCGTCGCCGCGTGGGTGGGCTTTGCGCTCTTTTGGCTGCAGTTGATCCCCCACTTCGCGTTCGTCCACAAAAGCTACATCGAGGGGTTCCTCTCGCTCGCCGCGGTGCCCGCGTGTCTCTACGCGGGCTATCTGCTCTACTCCGGCCGCACCACGCTGTTCGTTCTCTCGCGGGCCGTCGCCGTGATGGGGGCGGTGTACCTGCCGTTCGAGACGATTCCCGCGTTCGCGCTCTTCGGTTTCGACGTTCCGGCGCCGAGAGGCGTGTTGATGGAGACGGTCGCCGCACAGACCGGCTTCTTGGTCAACGCCCTCGGCTACCACCCCGAAGTCATCGTCGGCGAAGAGGGCTTTCTGAATACGTTTCTCTTCTACGACGGCGACCACCGGCTCAAAGTGTCGGTCGTTCTCGCGTGTACCGGCCTCGGGAGCATGACCATCTTCGCGGGCCTCATCGCCGCGGTGAAGGCTCCGCTCCGGCGGAAAATCCGCGCGCTGGCTATCGCTCTCCCCATCATCTACGCGCTCAACCTGCTTCGGACGACGTTCATCACCATCGCCTTCGGGAAGCAGTACTTCCAGTTCTTCGTCGACGAGATACTGCTGTTGTTCGGGTCGAGCGACCCCTACATGGTGTCGTTTTTCATCTCCGACCGAATCATCAGCCAACTGCTCGCCGTCGTCGCTCTCGTCGGCGTCACGTATCTCGTCGTCCGCGAACTGCCGGAACTGCTCACGGTGGTCGAAGACGTGCTGTTCATGCTCACCGGCGACGAGTACGACCTGAGAGAGGCCTTAGACGTAGAGGGCCAGGGGCTGAACCGCGGCGGAAGCGTCTGAGGAGTCGTCCGCGCACTCGTTCCGCTTGCAGTCTTCCGTCTACAGTTCGTTCTCCGAGACGACGTCGTCCGGTGCCCCGCCGAGCGTTCGCACCGCGTCGGCCTCCACGTGGTGGAGATCACCGGGAATCAAAAGCATCTGAAGCGGGTCGCCGAAGTCGCGTTCCGAGAGCGCAGAGAGTCGGTCCGCCGCCACCACGGCGTCGGGACTTCCGGCGCGGGCGACGACGACGCCGAGAACGTCGTCCCAGTCGCGGGCGAGTTCTCCGGCGGCGAAGTCGGCGGTCATGTACTCGCCGTACTCGTCGTCGGGACTCCCCGATCGGCCGTCAGCGACTTTGATGTCGAGGTACACGAGGGTGTGCAGTCCGCGCTCTCGGTTCGCGTCGATGGAGTCGACGACGCTCTGCGGGACGCCGTCGGCACCGTGCGCGTACGGGAACGGAAGCGTCACGGCCTTCCCGAAGCGGTAGTTCTGGAGTCCGGTGAGACTGCTGGCGGCCGACTGGGCGGTCACGCCGTGGACGACGCGGGTGTCGATACCGCGCTCTATCGCTCGGAGTCGAAGGTCGACGTGCGTCGTCGATATCATCGTATCCCCCGCCGTGAGGAAGGCGACGTCGCCCGCTTCCGCGGCGTCGAGTATCTCCTCTGGGCGCTGTTCGACGCCCTCTCGGTCCCGAACCTCGATGTCGACGTCGTGGTGCGACCGAAGTTCGTCGACCGTCGCACCGAGCAGTTTGCTGGTGTAGAACTCCGCGTAGGCGTGGTCGGCGTCGCGAAGTGCGTCTCGCCCTTCGACGGTAATCGACCGCTCGTCGTACAGGCCGAGTCCGATGAACGTGAGCATACGTGGTTTCCGCCGCGCCGGATGATAAACTGCCTGAAGCGGTCGGCGGATATCGCTCGCGTCGTACCCGCAGCGATCTCAGTCGGGAGAATAGACGATCGGAGACCGCACGCGCGCCTCGGTTCGGTCGCGACAGACCGGTCGCCGACGTCGTTCTCTCTCGAATGGACGACTCGCTGTCAGAGGTAGTCGCACCCCCACTCTGCCGTGGTATACTCTCGCGGCAACGCTCGTTTCGGATCCGGTGGTGTCCGGCTAAACTGCCGCATACGCTACTTAGAGCGCTCCTATTCCGGGGTAGCTCTCTCGGATTGGAATTATTTTTGAGTGACACATTCTCCGTAAATACACAAAACATATATTGTACCTGTTCAGTGTTTTGAGTACCCCTACCCATGGTGACATCATCGAGTATCGCCGTCCGATTCCACGCGCCAGCGTCGGAAGACCGGGACGCGAGAAAGAGGCTGTTGCCGACTTGCGACTTACCCAACTAAACATGACACGCAAACAAGATCAGTTCCGCGCGGTCATCCTGGCGGCGCTGATGGTTATGTCGGTTTTCGCCGGCACCATCGCGCTCTCTGGATCGGCTGCTGCGGCTGCTTCAGGCGGTTCTCTGGATCTCGGTTCCGGCAATGGCGCAAGCCACACGGCGGAATCGGGAACCTTGACAGATGTACAAGTTGATAGCGACGATAGCAATAACGCACCGGGCTTGTACGCCTTCGTTGACGAGAATGGAAACGGAGTGTACGACGCAGGTGAGGCAACTGCCAATAACCAATCCTACGTGGCTGCTGACACCACGGACATCAACCTCACTGATCTAGATGTTAGTGGTCTCGGTGATGGATCGTACCAGGTCTATGCCTTCGAGAACGAGTCTCTGAACACTGGTGACGATAGCTTCGATACGAGCACGGAGCTGGTCATCGACAATGATGAGAACAGTCTCGAATTCATCGACGCGGTCCAGTACGAAAACGACTCCTCGGCTGAAGTTGAAATAGTCTTCAACGAGGATATTGGAACGGTTCACGAGCTCAACATCACGAATGACGAGGAGAACCTGACCGAGTCTGGTTCCATTGATGTGACTGATGGTCGGATCACCGCTACTCTTGGTAGCGACCTCGTTACTGACGACCTTGAAGTCCAGTACAACGTTACTGATGCCGCAGGTAATGTTGTTGATACGACAACGGACGATGACGACGCAGAAGATGTAACGTTTGCGTCCACGACGGCTGTGGGCGGCGACGTCAATGCGTATAAGGGATCGAATGTTGCGATCGTCTCCGACTCGACCAACGTTGACGTTGAGGTCGAAGGTGACGAGAGCAGCTACCAGTTCTCCGGTTCTACTGGCGAAAATAGCAAGGTCTTCGTGTTCAACACGGAGAACCGCGATATCGACGAATACAACTACACCATCGATGATGGCAGCCAGGCCACCATCGACGTTCGCGACCTCGGTCTCTCGCTCGACGTAGACGACCAGAACATCACGACGGACGACTCCGTCGAGGGGACGGTCTCCGCGAACGCGGGCAACCGCCCGATCACGCTCCAGCTCTACGACTCGAACGACGACGAGTTCCAGGACGAAGTCACCGCTGACCTGAACGGTCAGGGTGAATACGAGTTCGCCGTCGGTGACTTCTCCGACGAGACGGGCTCGTACACGCTCGAAGTCGTCGACGACTACTCCGGCGTCACCCAGGAATCTTCGACGATCAACGTCGAAGAGGCCGGTGACGGCGAGGCCGACTTCAACCAGAGCGTCATCAGCAACGAGCGCGGTGACATCGTCGAGATTCCGGTGACGTTCGACAACACGGACGCCGGTACCGTCACGATCGGTAGTGAGGACGTCGGCTTCGAGGCCGACGTGGCAATCGAAGACGACGACGACGACGGCGAAGCCGTCATCCTCTTCGACACGTGGGCGGCGGCCGACGACTCGGCCTCCGCGAGTGACGTCTTCTCCGCCGAGGACGACGACGAAATCGACTTCGGAAACTCGGAGATCATCACCCCCGTCGACTCGCTCCTCGACGCGGGTGACTACGACCTCGAAGTCGGTGCAGAGGGCACCGACGACACCCAGAACGCCGCGACGCTCGTTCTCGAAGAGCGCAGCACCGAGAACGTGACCACGTGGACCGCACACGACAGTGTCTCGCTCAGCGACTACGACGACATCACCGAAGCGGTCGAGAACGGCGAACTGACGCAGGACGGCGACATCGCAGACGGTGACGTCGTCGTCGCACAGATCAGCGCGTCCGGCCTCGGCGGTCTCTACGAGGCAGAGGACGACAACATGTTCTTCGGCGCCGGTCAGCCGACGAACTTCACGGTCAACGAAACCTCCGCACCCGCGAACCGCGAAGCGTTCTCGCTGAACCTCTCTTCGGACAACGTCAAGAGCGTCGTCGGTGACGCCGAGAACGACACGTACTACGTCGTGTTCGACTCGGACAACGACGAGATTGGCGCGTACCGTCCGGGTAGCGACGATCCGGTCGACTTCGGTGACGAGGACACGCTGACGGCGAACTTCACCGTCTCCGAGGACACCGAACTCGCCGAGGACCAGCAGACCGTCGAAACTGACTTCGACCTCATCGAGGGCGAACACAGCCTCGACGACCCGTACAACGTCTCGAACGCCGCGGGTCAGATCGTCGAGGGCGAGTCCAACGTCGCTCCGGGTACGGAACTGCAGATCCGCATCCGTAGCGCC
This region includes:
- a CDS encoding DUF7827 domain-containing protein — encoded protein: MTRKQDQFRAVILAALMVMSVFAGTIALSGSAAAAASGGSLDLGSGNGASHTAESGTLTDVQVDSDDSNNAPGLYAFVDENGNGVYDAGEATANNQSYVAADTTDINLTDLDVSGLGDGSYQVYAFENESLNTGDDSFDTSTELVIDNDENSLEFIDAVQYENDSSAEVEIVFNEDIGTVHELNITNDEENLTESGSIDVTDGRITATLGSDLVTDDLEVQYNVTDAAGNVVDTTTDDDDAEDVTFASTTAVGGDVNAYKGSNVAIVSDSTNVDVEVEGDESSYQFSGSTGENSKVFVFNTENRDIDEYNYTIDDGSQATIDVRDLGLSLDVDDQNITTDDSVEGTVSANAGNRPITLQLYDSNDDEFQDEVTADLNGQGEYEFAVGDFSDETGSYTLEVVDDYSGVTQESSTINVEEAGDGEADFNQSVISNERGDIVEIPVTFDNTDAGTVTIGSEDVGFEADVAIEDDDDDGEAVILFDTWAAADDSASASDVFSAEDDDEIDFGNSEIITPVDSLLDAGDYDLEVGAEGTDDTQNAATLVLEERSTENVTTWTAHDSVSLSDYDDITEAVENGELTQDGDIADGDVVVAQISASGLGGLYEAEDDNMFFGAGQPTNFTVNETSAPANREAFSLNLSSDNVKSVVGDAENDTYYVVFDSDNDEIGAYRPGSDDPVDFGDEDTLTANFTVSEDTELAEDQQTVETDFDLIEGEHSLDDPYNVSNAAGQIVEGESNVAPGTELQIRIRSADDTSPSFLKTATTDVTENNTFSAEFDFSGQNAGDEYTITVRNGAVDENEEVDGTVVEGSNTTETVTDDGTATVTDEPVTTEASETTEASETTEAPATDEPATEESTETGTPGFGVVVALTALLAAALLAVRRD